The following proteins come from a genomic window of Pelmatolapia mariae isolate MD_Pm_ZW linkage group LG17, Pm_UMD_F_2, whole genome shotgun sequence:
- the tigarb gene encoding fructose-2,6-bisphosphatase TIGAR B: protein MFTFSLTFVRHGETQYNREKLLQGQGVDTLLSETGVQQAEAAGQYLKEIAFTKVFVSNLQRAVQTAEIILRNNTHCSGMEMVLEPLLRERGFGVAEGRHKEYLKNMANAAGQSCRDYTPPGGETLDQVKLRFKKFLRALFKQMLDEHLSSGPAASSGASASGDVAQGTVAVASDTPPHCSADDGLQGVLVHTLVVSHGAYIRVAIWHLVEDLNCALPAGAKMQQVFSPCPNTGISRFILTLSESESGPVLSAARCVFTNRKDHLENLADGE from the exons ATGTTTACGTTCAGTTTAACGTTCGTACGACA TGGGGAAACGCAGTACAACAGGGAAAAGCTGCTGCAAG GTCAAGGTGTGGACACGCTGCTGTCAGAGACAGGTGTGCAGCAGGCTGAGGCAGCAGGACAATACCTCAAAGAGATCGCGTTTACCAAAGTGTTTGTCAGTAACCTGCAACGAGCTGTACAG ACAGCAGAGATAATTCTGAGGAACAACACTCATTGCTCTGGCATGGAAATGGTTTTGGAGCCGCTACTCAGAGAGCGA GGTTTTGGTGTCGCTGAAGGGCGTCACAAAGAGTATTTGAAGAACATGGCGAATGCTGCAGGCCAGTCGTGCCGTGACTACACACCACCGGGAGGAGAGACTTTAGATCAG GTGAAGCTGCGATTCAAAAAATTCCTCAGAGCTCTTTTCAAGCAAATGCTGGATGAGCACCTCTCATCAGGACCGGCTGCCTCTTCAGGAGCTTCAGCATCTGGAGATGTCGCTCAGGGGACCGTGGCCGTTGCCTCCGACACTCCTCCCCACTGCTCAGCTGATGACGGCCTTCAGGGCGTGCTTGTCCACACTCTGGTGGTGAGCCACGGCGCTTACATTCGTGTAGCCATCTGGCACCTTGTGGAGGACTTAAATTGCGCTCTACCTGCAGGGGCGAAAATGCAGCAAGTGTTTTCACCCTGTCCGAACACGGGCATCAGCCGCTTCATTCTCACTCTGAGTGAGTCTGAGTCTGGGCCGGTCCTCTCCGCTGCTCGGTGTGTTTTTACCAACAGGAAGGACCACCTGGAGAACCTCGCAGATGGTGAATag
- the fgf23 gene encoding fibroblast growth factor 23, translating into MDVNRRMGMRDTVLALFLAVLQGFPLGETVPNPSPLVGSNWGNPRRYVHLQTSTDLNNFYLEIRLDGSVRKTTSRSTYSVILLKSETRDRVAILGVKSSRYLCMDLEGNPFSSPVCLRDDCLFNHKLLENNRDVYYSSRTGILFNLEGSRQVYSADQNLPQTSLFLPRKNTVPLERLLLHREKRNRGQTEEGSDSRAVPEELEEREVEMETEIETEVGDDGRNVSREKLAAPSSHDPWNVHFSNPASPRSAGTVG; encoded by the exons ATGGACGTCAACAGGCGAATGGGGATGAGAGACACCGTGCTGGCGCTCTTTCTCGCTGTCTTGCAGGGATTTCCTCTCGGGGAAACGGTCCCGAACCCATCACCTCTGGTTGGATCCAACTGGGGGAACCCAAGGAGATACGTCCACCTGCAGACATCCACAGACCTCAATAACTTCTACTTGGAGATCAGATTAGATGGGAGCGTGCGCAAAACGACGTCCAGGAGCACCTATA GTGTGATTCTACTGAAATCTGAAACAAGAGATCGTGTCGCCATCCTCGGCGTCAAAAGCAGCCGTTACCTGTGCATGGACCTGGAGGGCAACCCGTTCAGCTCT CCTGTCTGCCTTCGGGATGACTGTCTGTTCAACCACAAGCTCCTGGAGAACAACCGGGACGTGTACTACTCCAGCCGGACCGGCATCTTGTTCAACCTGGAGGGCTCCCGACAGGTGTACTCGGCGGATCAGAACCTGCCGCAGACCTCCCTCTTCTTGCCCAGGAAAAACACCGTACCACTGGAGCGCCTCCTGCTGCACAGGGAGAAGAGAAACCGGGGACAGACAGAAGAGGGTTCGGACTCCCGGGCCGTGCCCGAGGAGTTGGAGGAAAGGGAGGTGGAAATGGAGACGGAAATAGAAACAGAGGTCGGGGATGACGGACGCAACGTGTCCCGGGAGAAACTCGCAGCTCCATCCAGCCACGACCCCTGGAACGTGCACTTCTCCAACCCGGCAAGCCCCCGGAGCGCCGGGACAGTTGGCTGA